The genomic interval aaaaggtgacatcagcaaATACAAGGAATCAATGTAAAGTAGGGCAATAacatcgatatcccttttgagtataggaataacaAAATACATCTGATAGCATGAGGAGCCAACTTATTCATTCCTGGAGTTAACTAATGGATAAAGGacacacaaccaaatatatgaGAAAAAAGGCCTTAGGGAAGAAAACtcaatatgggattttaccaccaaggacaaaggatggcattttattgatgatgGAGCAAGCCGTGAGCACACCATCACTCCAAAAAATTTTGgagacattcatttgatatagtAAGGTACAaatgacttcaagaatatgtttgtttttcctCTCTGCAACTCCATTTCATTGTGGAGTGTGAGCACAAAAAGACTAATGGATCATACtagaattagtcatataggtagtaCATTGGATACttaagtactccttagcattatcaccacGAAGTATCCTGACTAGCACGTCAAACGGGATCTTTATTTAAGAaaagaaggcacaaaagatattaaacaactcataacgatctttcattaaatacaaccaagtcatcctgaagtagtcatcaacaaatgtaacaaagtattgAAACCCCAACTTCGACGTGACAcggactaggaccccaaacatcggaatagactagcatgaaaggacCAACCACCCATTTGTCAACCCGGaaagcaaagggaacacgatgatgttTTCCCAATTGAAAAGACTTgcactcaagattagacatagaactcaatgtaggaactagttgtttcaacttgtccaacaAACGGATGACCAAGGTGACTATGGATTTGAATTGGTGTAGAACGACTGTGCAAGAAATGGGATGAGAGAGTGACTCAAAGTAGTACAGCTATGAGCCTTGCGTTatgtgccaattgtcttcctcatcTTTAGATCCTGAATAACCAAAGAATCAAAAAGGTTACAGAACAATTTAGTAACTTTGTAAGCTTACAAACAGACATGAAATTGAAAGGGGATTTAGGAATCTGTAAAACAGAAGATAGAGGGATGGAcagagtaggatttactgttcatATCCCCATAACTGCAAATATGGACCCATCAACAAGGCTACCAtaaggtagatttttaggatacaTAAGGGCAAAAAAGATGTTGGTTGCATCTGTCATGCGGTTAGTGGCAGCAGAATTGATAATACAAGGACTAGTGGGAAAGATACACGATGACATACAGACTATAGGATTACCTTTCTAGGCAAAAGATGCAACATGATAAGATGTTTGTTGAGACAATCGATACAGTAGAACCCTTTAATACTCCTTTTCTGATATAGTCGCAATATgcagttcactcaaacaagtgactaatgAGGAAacaatatttttgggatttgcaaactccatcccaacactcacagaCAAGGTGACCCACGATGTATGAGTCACAACTAAACCAACATAAGGCATCCACACACCCCACCCCCTCCCCCCTTAAAAAATTGATACAATGAGACAACCATGAACCAGGTGAACCACCGAAACTATTATGGATGAGTCACCAACAAACTGATATAACACTACCACAGCCTCACAAAAACAGCTTATGgacactgccactgctccaagagactcACCAATGGCCTTTACTAACACCGAACAACTAACAAATAACAACGAGTGCATGGTCAAAACGATTGAATCTTTGAGCAAAAAACATGCCCAACTGCCTGGTAGTATGGTCTATGGAAGAAATCAGAACATTCTAGAgcgaaaaaaaaattttcaaaaaaggtGGCCAGAAACTGATGCAACCTTTGGCAACCGATGCAAATCACAAGCACATAATGTACAATCAAAAACACAGCAAATATCACTGTTTCAggcccaataaactcaataaccattgacaaacagctttgggaagcatcaaacaaccatttcCCGAGTGCCGCACATAAGCCATTaaaaaaaggtgagatctttggatAAAAAACATCACGAAAAATTTCACTAACATGTTTATAGAGGGATTTGATCACTGCTGGATGAATTCAGGCCAAAAAAACATGTCTGAAATTGGTTTCACAAACTGGCATGTGGGGTCAGCCCTGGCATCCATCAACCAGCATGTGAGGGCACGTGAAACACTGTCTGGAGATGGGATTTCAGTGGGGGGCAGACCAGCAatgtctgtgggtgactatggcactgtttttgcaaaatctatagtaGATTTTGTGTTCCCGAACTGGCAGTGTCGCACAGGAAATTTCCAGTGAATGGTCTGAATTCCAGCAGCTGCTGGCTGTTATCTAGGGCTATACtgttggaaattcttttatgatggtagacatgcatcggattagggttttaggcttcagTTTTGATGGTGGTTGcaacaattagggtttaggtcttagaattatgctctgataccatgttgaataattgggtaaaatggaagacctaacatcaatgataggtctctccctctattatAATTCATGTCAAGCACAATtccaatgaccataatatccttactaactcACAATAACATAACTCTAACACATACTAATAACGTTAAAAGACCAAATAACAATTAGCACTTCCAATTGAAACATGTGAAGCAAACAAAGACAAAATCACTCTCAAATTGTGTATCATCAGCAATCCATGTTTGGATACAAGCAGTAAGATGAAAAAGATACCGAAATGAGCGTAGGCCCCTTTTCGTGCCTATAGTAAGGTGTAAGTCTACCAAAATGACCGATTGCAAAGACGATCTGTTAGGGCCTAAAGTATGATAATTGAGATACAAATTAATAATGAAAGACAAATGCAAAATATAATAGACACAAGATTTACTAGGCAGCTTAGCCTACATCCACACGTAATGATGGCGGGAGAATTTAGCTATTGAGAGAGAGCAAATACAAAAGCATGAAAAAATGTCACACtcaagaaatacccaaagaaccCACAAATAAACCCCCTCAAATCAACTCCTCCTAAAATCAAGAGAATCATTTTCCTTCATGATTTGAGCGAGAGTTAATTTGCCCCCCTAATTTGAGGATTTAATTTGAAGGAATGCATTTATGGGTCTTTCTTGAGTGTAATATTTTTTCATGCTTTTTTTTTGCTCTCTCTTAATAGTGAAATTCTCATACCACCTTAGCCTATGATGTAGACCAtaagccgaaccacgtaaatttcgtGTCTTTCAAATTTTGCATTTCTCtttcaatatttattttttcctaacGTACTCttggtcctaacaagtggtatcaaagttgACAGCTAAAATTGGGCTTCAATGTTCATGCATGTGTTCCTATAAATGTAGACCCTATGGAAGAGGATGGattgatcctatggatattaaTCTTGTAGATGAGTGTACTCCCATGGTTTTCAAGATTTCCCAAGGTTGAGTCATGGCTCCTAGTTGGTTGCGTGACGCTCAGTGATCAAGAATGACTTCTGCTCAAagggaactcacaagtgaggggaaggttgttgagaattccacttgttggGTGACACTAAGTGATCAAGAATGACTTCTGTTTAAAGGGAACTCGCAAGTGAGGGGAAggttgttgagaatttcactagtgagtttgttccacattggaaaaattgagtggaggAAGGGTGCTTATAGCATAATTCAGCCCAACGCCCAAGACCTAACAACTTTAAggttttgggtcaaattggtgctcATCCATATATATCAAGCCAGATTATGAGACTCCCCCAATGctaaaacattattaaattaagaTGCTTCTTGACAAGTGTTTGTAACCACCAAGGAAAGCCTACAAAGATTCAGTTACTATACTTCAGATTTGCAAAGAGCAGTGGATTGTTGTTGTTTCCAGCCGGCATAGTGGGCAAATTGTGGATGATCATAACATAATTCTTGATGTTTGTGACACTCTACAGAGTGGATGAATTTTTGTATCATAGGGTGTCATCCCCTTGATACCAGCTAATAACAATTTCTCTTTACCAATAAAAAAAATGTTCGTAACGAGCAGTTGACACCCTGGTTATAACTCACTGCCAGATAATTTCCCAAAGTGCAAAGATGTTTTCACCAAATGTCTAAAGACACCAAAAGTTGTAATACTTaataagaaagaagagaaaatagAATCTCGTGCAATTACCCATTCAAAGCATCTTCAGACAATTCCAACTCTACTAATTTGGGAAATGATACTTCTGCTTTATGAATTCTTTGTGCCTCTTCTTCAGTTCTTTTTGCCTTCAAAATGGAGGAAACAGGCACTTTTATCAAGTTATCAAgctaaaaataacataaaaaaaaaaaaaaaaaattatctcatTCAATCTAACATCAAAGTGGGATCATCCATACTATTATTGAAATGAAATTGGTATTCCTACTTCCAGGGCTTTTGAAAAGGAAAAACCACATCGATTTTTTTCACATCAAACATTGATAAATTTATCTAAATAATTGAAAAGATAAGGATAACAAGGTAAAAATACAAGAATAAATCACTTCCCCATATGCACACCACTGCTAGTGATTTTAAACTAAATGACAGAATCATGTCCAACTTTTAGTAAAGTAAGTTATGGCTGTTGTCAAACTTTTATTGCCAAAGGATGATCTTTGATTTGGATTGGCAAGCTTTTTCTCCATAACAACGAGTTTGCGGTGAGAAAAACGACAACTGTTGTGCCAAGCAAGAGTGATTGTAGACGAGCTATGTCACAACTAGAACTCTGGTTTGGGAAAAGGGCACATCCCCATATTCATAACTTGTGATCCTTCTTGAGATTATTAGCAAATGAGAGGGGTAAGGAGAAGTGCTCCAAAATAGGAAGGGCGCGGTCTATCAGAATCCTAGATAGGAAGGAAGAATCCAGCTGGTGGAGACTATACATCAATGGAAGCAGTAATGAGAAGGGTCCATCCAAGTAATGAACCCATTAAATGGCAAGGAGAATACTAGGAATCCTCAGGCTTTTTTGGACAGATTGGGTTTTAAATTAGGAGTGTACTAGcatagatatattggtgaaaaatatgtTATGGCACTTGTATATTTTAGGGTAATTGAAGTGTTTCAAAATCTAGAAGAGATTGTCTTTTGTGAAATAGTAAATAATGAATTAGAATACAATTATAATGTGATAATTCTCCACTTtgactaataaaaaaaatatgttaggtgaaaaatataaaattaaaagttaGGATCATTAGAATTAGCATTCTAGAGCGAAAATGTACCACGTTCTGGAATGCTTTTTGCACTAATATATGGTTCGCTAGGGTGTTAGCATTTTCTAGTAACTATGGCCAAGACAATGGCAATATGTATGGTTGAGACATAAAATTGATCTAtcacctttgatgaaaattcatgGAAGCTTCATGGCCTAGTCAACACCAATTGTTTGCATTCAATATACAACTAGAACAAAAACAAAGTGAGGACAAtcgagagaagagaagaggaaaaAAAGCCATACCTTGCAAAATGCAAGGTCAAGAAGCAAGAGTCCCCAAGGATCCCTGAGGTCTCTCACTCTAGCCTAATAATCTTGAAAACCCCTCCTTTTCATAGTGAAATCCCTAGTCTTTATTCATAGAGAAATAGAGCTAGGGTTTTCCCAATGCTCTTATTGCCAAGAATACCATTAAAAAACAAGGTGGCTTCCCACATTGTCCTAAAGGGTTGCTTGAATGCAAGCCTTGCCCTATTCTAAGCAAGGAAAACTTAGAATAAGCCAAGGATATTATTCACACAAATGGCTCCCCTAAACCCACAAAAAAGGGAATTGGTTTAGACTTCTCCATAAGTATGACAGAGTAGGGTATTCAATAACTTTGAGAAACGAGTTTAAAAACATGTCTAGTAAAAATGAATGTCATAGCTACTCATCAAATGTTTAATTTTCCAATGGTTTCAAAACTTAGAATGGGGCAAGGATACCCTACTATTCACACAAATGGCTCCCCTAAACCCACAAAAAAAGGAATTGGCTTAGACTTCTCCATAAGTATGACAAGGTAGGGTATTCATTAACTTTGAGAAACGAGTTTAAAAACATGTCTAGTAAAAATGAATGTCATAGCTACTCATCAAATGTTCTATTTACCAATGTTTTCAAGTTATGAAACCTCCCACTCTATTGCATCAAAATAATTATATTAGCCTACAGGGTAAAAAATGGCTTAGAAATGAAATTTTGGAAAATACAACCATTCATTAGCACATAAATATTAAAGGCCATGCACACCAGCTTCCTAGCATCAAACAAATTAGCACCAGAGGTGCACGACTGCAACAAGATAACCTACCTTCTAACAATTATGAACAAAAAAGTGCCAAGTTCCAACAAAAAAATCAACAACAAATTTTCTCTTTAGAAGAACAAACTGTTTTCAAAAAACATCAGtgtgaaacaaaaaataaattgtaATCCGTTCCATCGAGTACAAACTATATttgcaaaaacaaaaaacaaaacaaaaaaaaacaaaaaaccaaaaaaaggtGCATCTATTACCATGATGCCATCAAAAGGCACTAATCACAACAATGCATTTGAActtattttttaaactaaaagcAATTGCAAAAATCCAACGTCTGTAAAGGATTCCATTCTTTACcactaatttccattattttttaaaattgaagtcAAAATTGATATCAACGTTGAAATTTCCATACTATAGAAGCCTTGAAATTTTAatcaaaatccaaattcaaaaccTTGCATCAACATCCTTTCTTTAAGATGAAGTTATCAACATGTTGGTTTTTTAGGTTCTCCATATATAAATCAATCCAGGTACATGCTCTAATGCTGCATAACCACTGTCTTTAAGCCTCAATGACTACAAACACTGCCGGCACATATGAAGTAACATGCAAGAGCCACTAACTAAGTGTTTGGTACATAGGAATGGAATGAAATCAAGGGTAATGGAATCCAATTTATCACTTCATTTTTTCATACTTCCTATTCAAATCTTCATTCCATTCTATCCGCAAACCAAACATGACAGAAGAGGCAGGCTCTGTAGAGAAGCATTAACAATGCTgacaaagaaaatgaaaatagtttaAAGCAACTTTAGAAACACTAATATAAGGTGCTTTGAGCTTAGAACCAATAACTTAAAACAAAACATAAGCCTAAGCATTTCGGGCAGGCCGCACAAGGGACATTACCATATAGTGCTCATTATGAACAATGAATACAAGCATAAACAATATAAAGCAGCACTAAGGCACCACAAAGAAGCATCCAAATGTTTCACAAGTAACCAGTGTAAAACAACAGCATAAATCTTAGCATCTAaaaggataataataaattaaggaGCACAGACCATTATTGACCTTTCAATTCCAATTGTGCCCAGACATTCTTCCACAATGTCGTTACTTGTTTCTTCGTCAAGAATTGGTTCCAAGTCTAACGGAAGTGTTACCGTCTCTACTTCAATCACATCACCGCTGTTATTATCATTCACGTTCCTCATATCTCCATGTGCACTGCCATACTCAGCAGTTGCAGATAGATGTGTATCTTTAACCTCAATATTCCCATCATCACATTTATGAAAGGCATGACTAATGGGTGCTTCAATAGTGGAGCCACACTCCAAAGACCTTAATGCAGCCGTAGATTCATACTCACTCTCATCTTCAAAATTTTCCGATCCTAAGGCAACAGTCTGCGTATTAATTTCACTCTTATTATTTCCTGCAGACTTCACACCAGAATCAGCCGTTTGATCTACATTAAACACACTATCAAGCTCAGACACAGGATCCTGACTCAAAATTTCAGAATGTACACTGGATTCTAGACCATCAACAGAGCCCAAAGAATTACTCCGGCTATGCAAATCATTGTCGGGCACACCAGCAGCAGGCATTTCTAATTCGTGAGAATCTTGTACCGAAATTTGATTGGTGTCAAATATAAAATCACTTCCTGCCTTTGCAACACTATTTATGCTGTCAAAAACAGCACTGTCTCCCTCGCATTCAGCAATCTCATTGACAATGTTAGCCTTCACTTGATTTGACCCACTTCTCTGTTTTCTTTCTAAACGAGATCTGTCCTCCTCTTTCGACGTACCTTCAAACTCCTCAACCAAAATCTCTGTTACACGACCTCCATTCAAAACCTCCTCGGCGTCAATTTGTCCGGCATCTTTACTCACCAAACCACCACAGGCAAGCATTGATTCTTCCGATTTAACAAAGCCAGAAACCTCGCTCGCATGTCCGAACCGGAACAAAACACTGCCATCGGAACAATCTGGCAAAACCAACGACGAGAACAAGAAgacaaagaaaattaaataaataaaaaatctcaaaataaatttcaaatcgCTCCGATATTAaccaatttcaaaaaattaaaatttgaaacagTACAGGTGGTCGAAACGATGTGGCAATTAGAAGGCGTGGATTCGGGGGAAGAGGATTGAGCTACGGCACGCAGAGAAGGCGCCCTTGACCTGGGAGAGCGAGGGAGACGAGGGGCTGAGAGTACAGAAAAGGGCTTCGGGAAGATGCAGTAGGAAAAGGAGAGACTGTGAAAGGAGAAGGAAGGAATTGGGAGAAGGGTGGGCAGCGGATATCCCATGGATGGACTGCGAATAGCGATGTCTAGGTATGCATTTGATGGGGTATTTTGGTTGAGAATTGGAGGGTGAAGGTGAGAATGGCGCCGGGGATGAACAGCTCCGGAGAGTTGCAGAGGTCTCCGAGCGAGAGGACTGTGTTTACGGATTCACCCGCGTCGTTGAGAAACCCCGCCTTCGgatgaaaattaaaaaagaaagatTTAAGAGCAACCAACGAACAGCAGACAACGATAAAGAGAGCTACAAAggcaagaaaaaaaatacaaaaaaaaaaaaaaaaaatttaagattttgttataaaaaatgtagaaaaataaattaaaaaattaaataagacgAGACAAAAATTTTTCGTAATTCGGATATATATACCCCACTAGCACATGATATCAAAATTTCACTATTTTGAGGAAGAATTATAAGGTAATATGGAACTGGTCTCGTACGAAAAACAAAAATATCTCTCCAATTTCCTTTcacttttttatttctctcttcttcttttccccCTACTCCACATGTGGGAGGAGGCTTTTATAGCCTTCACAAGCTAACTAATGCTGACTTTATTCATGCAAATATATGGGGTAGGTTCATGTGAGGACATAATCAGTGTAGACATATAGGGCAGATTCATAAGGACATTAATTAGTGCAGACATATAGGACAGGTTCATGGGGACATGAAAAGGTGGACAAGATATGGATGAATAACAGTCACCCCCATCcattcataacactcccccttaattgtcactcatatattaacttCTTCCGTTaaaatctttaagatgtctcattcctatgagatgaaccaatttctttaATGTTATAGTAGGTAAAAATTTGATGAACAAatctgttagattatcacttgatcgaatCTACTGAATatttatatcaccattcttctggagttcatgtgtatggaagaattttggagagatatattttattttgttaccCTTTATGTATCTTCCCCTTAGTTAAACTATACATGCAGTGTTatcttcatataaaactattggaatatcctcgattgattaaagaacacaattttcttggatatgagaaatcatttatcTGAGTCACATGCATTCTCTACTAacttcatggatagctagtatttcagaatgattagaGGATATTGCTGTAATCGTTTGTTTTACTGATTCCTAAAATATAATagtttttccataaagaaatgcatatccagtttgagatttaaCATTGTGAGGATCAAATAGACATCCAGCAtttgcatatcctactagttaaGATTTGGAATCAAATAAGTATAATAGACTCAAATCAAATGAACCTCTCAAATGGCATAGAATGTGCTTAAATTCATTCTAGTGTCGCTGAGTAGGAGCAGAATTATATCTTACTAATAGATTTACAATAAATGCAATGTTGAGTCTTGTACAATTGATCAGATACATTAAAAAGCCAATAGCACTTAAATATAATTCAAGACCAAGTAATTTCTCTCCCTCATCATAAGGTCGAAATGGATCATTTTTAACATTAAGTGATCACACCATCATTGAAGATTCCAAAGGATaaactttgtccatatagaattgtcttaataccttttcggtatatttaCATTAATGAACAAGAATTCCGTCATTTGCATGTTCAATTTGTAGGTCAAGATAATATTTTGTCTTTCtaaaatctttcatctcaaattccgccattaaataattaacagTTTTAGTgaatgttgacttttttagtccaatatctgttttgattatgacaaaccacagtatctcactGTGTGCCAAATGTATGTATAGGTTCATATCTCTGTGAGCACAAGTGACGATTGTCATACGGAAGCCGTAAAAGCACTCAAACGAACACACCCTAgtgtattccatggaattgcaaaggagcaaagcatgaagagcatgaagactttgttatttttcaattgtaatattaaTAGGTTTAAATTGTGCATGCATTACATATGGTTTAAAATGGAAGCTCTCACAAAATGACCAacaccttagattgaccttaggggcctgaacttttcatgaaaacatttttccaaaacaagttctttaaaaaaaaaatctcttcatgtttcttccgtcgcATTGATGAACACTTTTCTTGATCAATCCGTTCTTATCTtaaaaaagtgttcaacatgaaagttgtgatattttctcttagctttctgttgataccaagaacatccaattttgagttttatagaaagttatggccaaaatattGGAAAGTCTTCgcattagaaaattcctttcatgtTGAAGACTTTCAGGAaaaaacagtcgacggttttgTACGTGTCAAAATGCTCAATGAGCGAAAAACGGctactttttaaaatattatattatttcttTCCCCCAACGGTCATACAATGGCTACAAACcctttttgcctataaatacaagccttaTACACTTGAAAAGAGTTGAAGAATCACCTTGCTAATACGTTTGATTATATTTTGATTCTTCCACATCTTTATACCCTATTTTATGCTTTAAACTTCTcccttcttgaaaatatttttggggaaagtTTTTTCGGGGTTTTATTTTGAAGAGGCTCAAGCATGTATCATCTTTCATATATATTATGCTTGATTGCCTTGTTTTTTAAAATGTTCTTTAAAGATCAAAATTTCTCCCATActcatttattttgaaaaatatttttggagaaatttctttttGCTTATACAAGAAAAGGCTTGAGCTTGAACATATATTtatacacttatatatatatatatatatatatatatatatatatatatatatgtattgcttgaaagcctacttaggtcaatcttgaagaaatattatTCTCccactttttattttgaaatatcttttggagaaagtaatttgaatttttataaggTAGTTTTGAGCATATATCTCACTCATGTATATTGACTTGAAAAGCTCCTTGAGAAAGGTTAGAACATGTATTCATTCATATACTTTGCTTGGAAGCctttttgttattaatttttaaaaggtcaaatattttgggaaaaaaaatcattttccatactctcttagtttttattgaaaaatacttttgcaagaaattttttaaataccctaCAGAGCTTCATTTTTAAATCATCTAAGAGTGCATTTTAGATTTAAATGTGTACAACTCTGCTTATGTTTAGAAGCATAACATTGTATGataatttattttcatatcatttgtatttacgaTTCAGGTTGTGAACCTGGACAGATGTGGGGTATTGCCTCGATAGGCAGCTGCACCTAGGAGTAGCGGATGTAAAGGGAACCTTTGCCCCATAAAGAAGCGAATTGTAAAGGGAAGTTTCACCTGGGTAAGAAGTGGATTGTATAAGGTAGCTCCGCCTTGTTTGAAGGAGCAGAtggtgaaatccttgggtgggtttgtccaaggcgaggatgtaggcgggtatagccgaacctcataaaaatgcttctctctctctctctctctctctctctctctctctctctctcatataatTTTCgtactttaatttccgcacatgaGTATGCTTCTTTATttattgtaataattattttgcatacacacatttaatttaaatgggaTATGTTCTACAcgtatatgtttatatttattgtttaattattttacatacacgcttataTTTTAAATGGAATATAGTATGGTGAATTAGTGAAATTTTAATtagccaaatatttttaaaatcccaattcatcccccctcttgggatcacaccataacacttagtgagctcttcaggagtcccaactaaattcaaatcatcaacataaacacaAATTATAGGAAATCCAAATacaaatcttttaataaaaatgcatgggcaaattggatcatttatgtaagaacccgacccaagaagtccaaattaaataaataagtaaagggtaaaaaggtaaaattagcaggcttcattgacgaagccattattctcgtcgacgaaggcccttatacTGTTCGTCGCtgaaatttagagcctcgtcaATGAAAAGATGCCGAGCGAgttgtaaaatatcataatagggTTCACTGTCGAAGGTAACGGTTCATCGATGAAATGCTTAaatggttcgtcgacaaaggcatcatctcatcgacgaattggaccgaatcaagggtctataaataggatattttgttgctttattgctaagaaaactcaaaatctctctctctctctctctctataactcgaaccactctctctttctctagggtTTCAGGTCGTCTATTACTCGAATTAATGATCTGACGTTACCACGTGAATCAGGAAAAGAATAtctacgtttatagcggatcaaaatttcatttcgaggatttttgggttttctcccaaaatcgaggtaagggttcgatttcatttttggttcagtAGATCTGTAGTGGTTGTGATTATATTGAAGTTGTATTCTTCAATTCTTAGcttttgggaactcgattcgctgttttgGAGTTGTTTAGTTCGTGTTggtttttggggaaaggtaaggggtttatgtttatatcagttatttttgtaatctgaatcggtAAACCTATGCTTTACAATTATAcgaatgttttggttactta from Malania oleifera isolate guangnan ecotype guangnan chromosome 9, ASM2987363v1, whole genome shotgun sequence carries:
- the LOC131163853 gene encoding probable protein phosphatase 2C 62 isoform X1; the encoded protein is MGYPLPTLLPIPSFSFHSLSFSYCIFPKPFSVLSAPRLPRSPRSRAPSLRAVAQSSSPESTPSNCHIVSTTYCSDGSVLFRFGHASEVSGFVKSEESMLACGGLVSKDAGQIDAEEVLNGGRVTEILVEEFEGTSKEEDRSRLERKQRSGSNQVKANIVNEIAECEGDSAVFDSINSVAKAGSDFIFDTNQISVQDSHELEMPAAGVPDNDLHSRSNSLGSVDGLESSVHSEILSQDPVSELDSVFNVDQTADSGVKSAGNNKSEINTQTVALGSENFEDESEYESTAALRSLECGSTIEAPISHAFHKCDDGNIEVKDTHLSATAEYGSAHGDMRNVNDNNSGDVIEVETVTLPLDLEPILDEETSNDIVEECLGTIGIERSIMAKRTEEEAQRIHKAEVSFPKLVELELSEDALNGDKTSAADLSLSSDSASLPHPLKALTGGEEACFVACQSWLGVADGVGQWSLEGINAGPYARELMENCEKIVSNCNNIAIADLKEVLCQSAATAQIPGSSTVLIAYFDGQALHVASIGDLGLIIIRNGDVFRRSSTMLHEFSFSLRIERGDDPSGLVEKYEFDLDEGDVIVAATDGLFDNLYDQEIVSIIAKSLQSGLKPKQIAELLAMRAQEVGKSTSARSPFADAAQAAGYIGYTGGRLDDVTVVVALVVKKSSSETG
- the LOC131163853 gene encoding probable protein phosphatase 2C 62 isoform X6, yielding MGYPLPTLLPIPSFSFHSLSFSYCIFPKPFSVLSAPRLPRSPRSRAPSLRAVAQSSSPESTPSNCHIVSTTYCSDGSVLFRFGHASEVSGFVKSEESMLACGGLVSKDAGQIDAEEVLNGGRVTEILVEEFEGTSKEEDRSRLERKQRSGSNQVKANIVNEIAECEGDSAVFDSINSVAKAGSDFIFDTNQISVQDSHELEMPAAGVPDNDLHSRSNSLGSVDGLESSVHSEILSQDPVSELDSVFNVDQTADSGVKSAGNNKSEINTQTVALGSENFEDESEYESTAALRSLECGSTIEAPISHAFHKCDDGNIEVKDTHLSATAEYGSAHGDMRNVNDNNSGDVIEVETVTLPLDLEPILDEETSNDIVEECLGTIGIERSIMAKRTEEEAQRIHKAEVSFPKLVELELSEDALNGDKTSAADLSLSSDSASLPHPLKALTGGEEACFVACQSWLGVADGVGQWSLEGINAGPYARELMENCEKIVSNCNNIAIADLKEVLCQSAATAQIPGSSTVLIAYFDGQQIAELLAMRAQEVGKSTSARSPFADAAQAAGNL
- the LOC131163853 gene encoding probable protein phosphatase 2C 62 isoform X5, which gives rise to MGYPLPTLLPIPSFSFHSLSFSYCIFPKPFSVLSAPRLPRSPRSRAPSLRAVAQSSSPESTPSNCHIVSTTYCSDGSVLFRFGHASEVSGFVKSEESMLACGGLVSKDAGQIDAEEVLNGGRVTEILVEEFEGTSKEEDRSRLERKQRSGSNQVKANIVNEIAECEGDSAVFDSINSVAKAGSDFIFDTNQISVQDSHELEMPAAGVPDNDLHSRSNSLGSVDGLESSVHSEILSQDPVSELDSVFNVDQTADSGVKSAGNNKSEINTQTVALGSENFEDESEYESTAALRSLECGSTIEAPISHAFHKCDDGNIEVKDTHLSATAEYGSAHGDMRNVNDNNSGDVIEVETVTLPLDLEPILDEETSNDIVEECLGTIGIERSIMAKRTEEEAQRIHKAEVSFPKLVELELSEDALNGDKTSAADLSLSSDSASLPHPLKALTGGEEACFVACQSWLGVADGVGQWSLEGINAGPYARELMENCEKIVSNCNNIAIADLKEVLCQSAATAQIPGSSTVLIAYFDGQKYEFDLDEGDVIVAATDGLFDNLYDQEIVSIIAKSLQSGLKPKQIAELLAMRAQEVGKSTSARSPFADAAQAAGNL
- the LOC131163853 gene encoding probable protein phosphatase 2C 62 isoform X3, giving the protein MGYPLPTLLPIPSFSFHSLSFSYCIFPKPFSVLSAPRLPRSPRSRAPSLRAVAQSSSPESTPSNCHIVSTTYCSDGSVLFRFGHASEVSGFVKSEESMLACGGLVSKDAGQIDAEEVLNGGRVTEILVEEFEGTSKEEDRSRLERKQRSGSNQVKANIVNEIAECEGDSAVFDSINSVAKAGSDFIFDTNQISVQDSHELEMPAAGVPDNDLHSRSNSLGSVDGLESSVHSEILSQDPVSELDSVFNVDQTADSGVKSAGNNKSEINTQTVALGSENFEDESEYESTAALRSLECGSTIEAPISHAFHKCDDGNIEVKDTHLSATAEYGSAHGDMRNVNDNNSGDVIEVETVTLPLDLEPILDEETSNDIVEECLGTIGIERSIMAKRTEEEAQRIHKAEVSFPKLVELELSEDALNGDKTSAADLSLSSDSASLPHPLKALTGGEEACFVACQSWLGVADGVGQWSLEGINAGPYARELMENCEKIVSNCNNIAIADLKEVLCQSAATAQIPGSSTVLIAYFDGQKYEFDLDEGDVIVAATDGLFDNLYDQEIVSIIAKSLQSGLKPKQIAELLAMRAQEVGKSTSARSPFADAAQAAGYIGYTGGRLDDVTVVVALVVKKSSSETG